One Belonocnema kinseyi isolate 2016_QV_RU_SX_M_011 chromosome 6, B_treatae_v1, whole genome shotgun sequence genomic region harbors:
- the LOC117174829 gene encoding ceramide kinase isoform X1 has product MNETKMQEPDDGCSKTVLLNTFVIKRKRCRVYLHRGTLIWETERPPYSKSARWTLPLTDVLSASYGNEWISSMNNIKEKEPPTTPSSPNVSSTSFVLHYASTGPKSVWRHHSVTMRHTDPRQIASWVKTIRNCLNGFTHRPRKVLVFVNPYGGKKKGLIIWEKKVQPLMVIAGIETKLIVTERAGHIRDTLLTISLDDIDSVICIGGDGTFAEVFNGLVLRAAKDQEIDADDPKAILPPPVLPVGVIPGGSTDTVAYSLHGTTDVQTAAIHIIFGDTAGLDLSSVHSNNSLLRLYASVVSYGYLGDVMLDSEKFRWMGPQRYDYSGFKKIIANKGYEGEIELLSDPCHPAASTKCMQNCTRCIQHMHKSIPDQEITRWLTVTGKFFMVNGANLSCACSRSPMGFSPHCHIGDGCVDVIVIRHTSFINNIKLLLRLSSKDKNLYDLPFVEVYRAREFTFKAAPTSNYSENGNSISMNSGLSVWNCDGEVIQVPNVKIRVHCQLLKVYTRRIQEPIKEPSCFCSS; this is encoded by the exons cACGATGGACCTTGCCTCTGACGGACGTGCTTTCAGCTTCTTATGGAAACGAGTGGATTTCCTCAATGAATAATATTAAGGAAAAAGAACCACCAACAACGCCGTCGTCACCAAATGTGTCCTCGACAAGTTTTGTTTTGCATTATGCATCCACTGGACCAAAAAGTGTATGGAGACATCACAGTGTCACTATGAGACATACTGATCCtagacaaattgcttcatgggtGAAGACAATCCGAAACTGCTTAAATG GTTTTACTCATAGGCCAAGAAAAGTTCTCGTTTTCGTTAACCCTTATGGTGGGAAAAAGAAGGGCCTTATAATTTGGGAAAAGAAGGTTCAACCCTTGATGGTAATTGCAGGAATTGAAACTAAATTAATAGTCACTGAAAGAGCAGGACACATTCGAGACACACTCCTCACAATCAGTTTGGACGACATTGAT tcAGTGATATGTATCGGAGGAGATGGCACTTTCGCAGAAGTCTTCAATGGACTTGTTCTGAGGGCTGCCAAGGATCAGGAAATTGATGCCGATGATCCTAAGGCTATTTTGCCACCGCCAGTATTGCCTGTAGGTGTCATTCCTGGCGGAAGTACTGACACAGTCGCCTACAGTTTGCATGGAACGACCGACGTACAAACCGCAGCgattcatattatttttggaGACACTGCTGGTTTAGATCTCTCATCCGTTCATAGTAATAATTCCTTGCTCAGGTTATACGCCAGCGTAGTTAGTTACGGCTATTTAGGTGATGTGATGCTAGACAGTGAAAAATTCCGATGGATGGGACCTCAGAGATACGATTATTCTG gtttcaaaaaaataatcgcGAACAAAGGATATGAAGGGGAAATAGAGCTTTTATCAGACCCGTGTCATCCGGCAGCAAGTACTAAATGCATGCAGAACTGCACTCGGTGTATTCAGCACATGCACAAAAGTATTCCAGACCAGGAGATTACTA GATGGCTCACAGTAACAGGAAAATTCTTTATGGTAAATGGTGCAAATCTTTCATGCGCATGTTCTAGAAGTCCGATGGGTTTCAGTCCACATTGTCATATTGGAGACGGTTGTGTGGATGTTATTGTCATCAGACACACATCTTTTATCAACAATATTAAATTGCTTCTGAGGCTTAGCAGTAAGGACAAAAATTTG TACGATTTACCGTTCGTCGAAGTTTATAGAGCCAGAGAATTCACGTTCAAGGCAGCCCCTACTTCAAATTACTCTGAAAATGGAAATAGCATTTCAATGAACTCCGGATTAAGTGTTTGGAATTGCGACGGCGAAGTGATTCAAGTTCCAAACGTGAAGATAAg GGTACATTGCCAACTGCTGAAAGTATATACAAGGCGAATCCAGGAACCAATAAAAGAGCCGAGCTGCTTTTGCTCGTCCTGA
- the LOC117174829 gene encoding ceramide kinase isoform X2, with product MNETKMQEPDDGCSKTVLLNTFVIKRKRCRVYLHRGTLIWETERPPYTRWTLPLTDVLSASYGNEWISSMNNIKEKEPPTTPSSPNVSSTSFVLHYASTGPKSVWRHHSVTMRHTDPRQIASWVKTIRNCLNGFTHRPRKVLVFVNPYGGKKKGLIIWEKKVQPLMVIAGIETKLIVTERAGHIRDTLLTISLDDIDSVICIGGDGTFAEVFNGLVLRAAKDQEIDADDPKAILPPPVLPVGVIPGGSTDTVAYSLHGTTDVQTAAIHIIFGDTAGLDLSSVHSNNSLLRLYASVVSYGYLGDVMLDSEKFRWMGPQRYDYSGFKKIIANKGYEGEIELLSDPCHPAASTKCMQNCTRCIQHMHKSIPDQEITRWLTVTGKFFMVNGANLSCACSRSPMGFSPHCHIGDGCVDVIVIRHTSFINNIKLLLRLSSKDKNLYDLPFVEVYRAREFTFKAAPTSNYSENGNSISMNSGLSVWNCDGEVIQVPNVKIRVHCQLLKVYTRRIQEPIKEPSCFCSS from the exons cACGATGGACCTTGCCTCTGACGGACGTGCTTTCAGCTTCTTATGGAAACGAGTGGATTTCCTCAATGAATAATATTAAGGAAAAAGAACCACCAACAACGCCGTCGTCACCAAATGTGTCCTCGACAAGTTTTGTTTTGCATTATGCATCCACTGGACCAAAAAGTGTATGGAGACATCACAGTGTCACTATGAGACATACTGATCCtagacaaattgcttcatgggtGAAGACAATCCGAAACTGCTTAAATG GTTTTACTCATAGGCCAAGAAAAGTTCTCGTTTTCGTTAACCCTTATGGTGGGAAAAAGAAGGGCCTTATAATTTGGGAAAAGAAGGTTCAACCCTTGATGGTAATTGCAGGAATTGAAACTAAATTAATAGTCACTGAAAGAGCAGGACACATTCGAGACACACTCCTCACAATCAGTTTGGACGACATTGAT tcAGTGATATGTATCGGAGGAGATGGCACTTTCGCAGAAGTCTTCAATGGACTTGTTCTGAGGGCTGCCAAGGATCAGGAAATTGATGCCGATGATCCTAAGGCTATTTTGCCACCGCCAGTATTGCCTGTAGGTGTCATTCCTGGCGGAAGTACTGACACAGTCGCCTACAGTTTGCATGGAACGACCGACGTACAAACCGCAGCgattcatattatttttggaGACACTGCTGGTTTAGATCTCTCATCCGTTCATAGTAATAATTCCTTGCTCAGGTTATACGCCAGCGTAGTTAGTTACGGCTATTTAGGTGATGTGATGCTAGACAGTGAAAAATTCCGATGGATGGGACCTCAGAGATACGATTATTCTG gtttcaaaaaaataatcgcGAACAAAGGATATGAAGGGGAAATAGAGCTTTTATCAGACCCGTGTCATCCGGCAGCAAGTACTAAATGCATGCAGAACTGCACTCGGTGTATTCAGCACATGCACAAAAGTATTCCAGACCAGGAGATTACTA GATGGCTCACAGTAACAGGAAAATTCTTTATGGTAAATGGTGCAAATCTTTCATGCGCATGTTCTAGAAGTCCGATGGGTTTCAGTCCACATTGTCATATTGGAGACGGTTGTGTGGATGTTATTGTCATCAGACACACATCTTTTATCAACAATATTAAATTGCTTCTGAGGCTTAGCAGTAAGGACAAAAATTTG TACGATTTACCGTTCGTCGAAGTTTATAGAGCCAGAGAATTCACGTTCAAGGCAGCCCCTACTTCAAATTACTCTGAAAATGGAAATAGCATTTCAATGAACTCCGGATTAAGTGTTTGGAATTGCGACGGCGAAGTGATTCAAGTTCCAAACGTGAAGATAAg GGTACATTGCCAACTGCTGAAAGTATATACAAGGCGAATCCAGGAACCAATAAAAGAGCCGAGCTGCTTTTGCTCGTCCTGA